In Nocardia sputorum, a single genomic region encodes these proteins:
- a CDS encoding GntR family transcriptional regulator, whose product MFTVTVSHESAVPPYEQLRLGIIAQVRSGELTAGTKIPTVRALAAQLGLAPNTVARAYRELEADGVVETRGRQGSFIASSGDPTRDVAGRAATAYVATVRRLGLDDATALRYVQAALEG is encoded by the coding sequence ATGTTCACCGTCACGGTCTCGCACGAATCCGCTGTGCCGCCCTACGAGCAGCTGCGCCTCGGCATCATCGCCCAAGTTCGTTCCGGCGAGCTCACGGCGGGAACCAAGATCCCGACCGTCCGCGCTTTGGCCGCGCAACTCGGTCTGGCCCCCAACACGGTGGCACGCGCCTACCGCGAGCTGGAGGCCGACGGCGTGGTCGAAACCCGCGGCAGGCAAGGGTCGTTCATCGCGTCGTCCGGCGACCCGACCCGCGACGTAGCAGGCCGCGCGGCCACCGCTTACGTCGCGACGGTCCGCAGGTTGGGCCTGGACGACGCCACCGCCCTGCGTTACGTGCAGGCGGCGCTGGAAGGTTGA
- a CDS encoding dolichyl-phosphate-mannose--protein mannosyltransferase, whose amino-acid sequence MTQVTDQRATARFGTVPSWSSPGPLRPPLDFGPTDRLRGWLVTAFLTAIAAVTRFTMLNYPTDAGTPVFDEKHYAPQAWQMLTGGWVEDNPGYGLVVHPPVGKQFIAIGEAMFGYNGWGWRFTAALAGTVLVLLVIRIVRRLARSTLIGAIAGILLIADGLTFVSSRIGMLDIFMALFVTAAFGCLIVDRDEIRARFARADAQGRIGVTDLGPRLGVRWWRFGAGVLLGLACGTKWSGIYFIAAFGLMSVYFDLSARRMYGVRRPWLGVALRDIGPALYALVLVPLGVYLASYWAWFASETGVYRYMPGNPSAPTDPIGTGGFWSRVVPGALRSLWYFNARSLEFHTELTNSAGNHHPWESKPWTWPMGLRPMLYYYADSGVSGCGQAQCVKAVMLIGTPAIWWVAFPVLAWMLWRAVVRRDWRYGVVLVGYGAALLPWFATLDRQMYYFYAVPMAPFLAMGVALVLGDVLGPARPSTIPRSPAGTYLPAPPNERRSLGLLAVCLYLGLVIANFIWLWPILTALPITPGNWHDHLWLPSWR is encoded by the coding sequence GTGACCCAGGTGACCGACCAGCGCGCGACCGCACGGTTCGGGACCGTGCCCTCCTGGTCGAGCCCGGGACCGCTGCGGCCGCCACTCGACTTCGGGCCGACCGACCGCCTGCGCGGCTGGCTGGTGACGGCCTTCCTCACCGCGATCGCCGCGGTGACGCGCTTCACGATGCTCAACTACCCGACCGACGCGGGCACCCCCGTGTTCGACGAGAAACACTACGCCCCGCAGGCCTGGCAGATGCTCACCGGCGGCTGGGTGGAGGACAATCCCGGCTACGGACTGGTGGTGCATCCCCCCGTCGGCAAGCAGTTCATCGCGATCGGCGAGGCGATGTTCGGCTACAACGGCTGGGGCTGGCGTTTCACCGCCGCGCTCGCCGGGACCGTGCTGGTGCTGCTGGTGATCCGGATCGTGCGCCGGCTGGCGCGCTCCACCTTGATCGGCGCGATCGCGGGCATCCTGCTGATCGCCGACGGCCTCACCTTCGTCTCCTCGCGCATCGGCATGCTCGACATCTTCATGGCGCTGTTCGTCACCGCCGCCTTCGGCTGCCTGATCGTCGACCGTGACGAGATCCGCGCCCGGTTCGCGCGCGCGGACGCGCAGGGCCGGATCGGCGTGACGGATCTCGGACCGCGTCTCGGGGTGCGCTGGTGGCGTTTCGGCGCGGGCGTGCTGCTCGGCCTGGCGTGCGGAACCAAATGGTCCGGGATCTATTTCATCGCCGCCTTCGGCCTGATGAGCGTCTATTTCGACCTTTCGGCGCGGCGGATGTACGGGGTGCGCCGCCCTTGGCTCGGCGTCGCGCTGCGCGATATCGGGCCCGCGCTCTACGCGCTGGTGCTGGTGCCCCTCGGCGTCTACCTGGCGAGCTACTGGGCCTGGTTCGCGAGCGAGACCGGTGTGTACCGGTATATGCCGGGCAATCCTTCGGCGCCGACCGACCCGATCGGTACCGGCGGATTCTGGTCGCGTGTGGTGCCGGGTGCGCTGCGCTCGCTGTGGTACTTCAACGCCAGATCGCTGGAATTCCACACGGAGCTGACCAATTCGGCGGGTAATCATCACCCGTGGGAGTCCAAGCCGTGGACTTGGCCCATGGGCCTGCGGCCGATGCTGTACTACTACGCCGACAGCGGCGTCTCCGGGTGCGGCCAGGCCCAGTGCGTGAAGGCCGTGATGCTGATCGGGACGCCCGCCATCTGGTGGGTCGCGTTTCCGGTCCTGGCCTGGATGCTGTGGCGCGCGGTGGTCCGTCGCGACTGGCGCTACGGCGTGGTGCTGGTCGGCTACGGCGCCGCCCTGCTGCCCTGGTTCGCCACGCTCGATCGGCAGATGTACTACTTCTACGCCGTCCCGATGGCCCCGTTCCTGGCGATGGGCGTGGCGCTGGTGCTGGGCGACGTGCTGGGCCCGGCGCGCCCGAGCACCATTCCGCGCAGCCCCGCCGGGACCTACCTGCCCGCCCCGCCGAACGAGCGGCGCAGCCTCGGACTGCTCGCGGTATGCCTCTACCTCGGCCTGGTGATCGCCAATTTCATCTGGCTGTGGCCGATCCTCACCGCCCTGCCGATCACGCCGGGCAACTGGCACGACCATCTCTGGCTGCCCAGCTGGAGGTAG
- the rsmI gene encoding 16S rRNA (cytidine(1402)-2'-O)-methyltransferase: MGDIGDASQRLREGLATADVVAAEDTRRTRALAKALGVEISGRVVSFYDHVETARIPALLDDIADGRTVLLVTDAGMPSVSDPGYRMVAACVERDLPVTCLPGPSAVTTALALSALPVERFCFDGFAPRKSGQRREWLRTLAAESRACVFFEAPHRLADCLADAVEILGPDRRAAVCRELTKTYEEVVRGTLAELAEWAVEGARGEITVVLAGAQPTSADPADLVGAVETLTATGVRLKDACGEVAAAHAVSRRELYDAVLTARRGS; this comes from the coding sequence ATGGGCGACATCGGGGATGCCTCGCAGCGCCTGCGCGAGGGACTGGCGACCGCCGACGTGGTGGCCGCCGAGGACACGCGCCGTACCAGAGCGCTGGCCAAGGCGCTCGGCGTCGAGATCTCCGGCCGGGTGGTCAGCTTCTACGATCACGTCGAGACCGCACGGATTCCGGCGCTGCTCGACGACATCGCCGACGGCCGCACGGTGCTGCTGGTGACCGACGCGGGCATGCCGTCGGTGAGCGATCCCGGCTACCGCATGGTGGCGGCGTGCGTGGAGCGTGATCTGCCGGTGACCTGCCTGCCCGGCCCGTCGGCGGTGACCACGGCGCTCGCGCTGTCGGCCCTGCCGGTGGAACGGTTCTGCTTCGACGGTTTCGCGCCGCGTAAGTCCGGCCAGCGCCGGGAATGGTTGCGCACGCTGGCGGCGGAATCGCGTGCCTGCGTTTTCTTCGAGGCGCCGCACCGGCTCGCCGACTGCCTGGCCGACGCGGTGGAGATCCTCGGCCCGGACCGCCGCGCCGCCGTCTGCCGGGAGCTGACCAAGACCTACGAGGAAGTGGTCCGCGGCACCCTGGCCGAACTGGCCGAGTGGGCCGTCGAGGGCGCGCGCGGCGAGATCACCGTGGTGCTCGCGGGCGCCCAGCCCACCTCCGCCGACCCCGCGGACCTGGTCGGCGCCGTGGAAACCCTGACCGCAACCGGCGTCCGCCTCAAGGACGCCTGCGGCGAGGTCGCCGCCGCCCACGCCGTCTCCCGTCGCGAGCTCTACGACGCGGTGCTCACCGCGCGCCGCGGCTCCTAG
- a CDS encoding isocitrate lyase/PEP mutase family protein: MTSLESKATTFLGLHVPGDPGVFPTVWDAWSAKVAVAAGFPALTVGSHPLADSIGRADGEGMTFDESLTRVRQITAAVDVPVSVDIESGYGQDPARLVEGLLEAGAIGLNIEDTVHSEGKRLRTAQEHADLVHGLRKAADATGVHLVINARTDLLLRQDGDEADRLDRAIERLKLAAEAGADVLFPVGRHADADMRRLTGELPLPISATVLPDQADKAALADQGVARITFGPFLQAALTKEIDALLGRWK, translated from the coding sequence ATGACTTCTCTGGAGAGCAAGGCCACGACGTTTCTCGGGTTGCACGTGCCGGGGGATCCGGGGGTCTTCCCGACGGTGTGGGATGCCTGGTCCGCGAAAGTCGCTGTGGCGGCGGGCTTTCCCGCGCTGACGGTGGGCAGCCATCCGCTGGCCGACTCGATCGGACGCGCGGACGGCGAGGGGATGACGTTCGACGAGTCGCTGACCCGGGTCCGGCAGATCACGGCGGCGGTGGACGTTCCGGTGTCGGTGGACATCGAGTCGGGCTACGGGCAGGATCCCGCGCGGCTGGTCGAGGGCCTGCTCGAGGCGGGGGCGATCGGACTGAACATCGAGGACACCGTGCACAGCGAAGGCAAGCGCCTGCGGACGGCGCAGGAGCACGCCGATCTCGTGCACGGCCTCCGCAAGGCCGCAGACGCGACGGGCGTGCACCTGGTGATCAACGCGCGCACCGACCTTCTCCTGCGCCAGGACGGCGACGAGGCCGACCGGCTGGACCGCGCCATCGAGCGGTTGAAGCTGGCCGCCGAGGCGGGCGCGGACGTGCTGTTCCCGGTGGGCCGCCACGCCGACGCCGACATGCGCCGCCTCACCGGTGAACTGCCGCTGCCGATCAGCGCGACCGTCCTCCCGGATCAGGCCGACAAGGCCGCCCTCGCCGATCAGGGCGTCGCGCGGATCACCTTCGGTCCGTTCCTGCAGGCCGCGCTGACCAAGGAGATCGACGCGCTGCTCGGCCGCTGGAAGTGA
- a CDS encoding TetR/AcrR family transcriptional regulator, which yields MGQQHATASVHRSGFAERHRAAREAVLTSQRGRLVEAMVESVDSKGYPATTLTDIVARARVSRTTFYDHFANKEECFAEAVHTGVDIMATRIADELAQLPPDADAYAKIESIVVTFCRTVATEPDFARLVLVESFKVNQEAVGYRDLAVDRFAQLYRVFYDQARAADPTLPELSDGLIALIPDAIGERTRRVIVSDGPARVPELAPLFVQFVMSALGLPVPS from the coding sequence ATGGGCCAGCAGCATGCGACGGCATCCGTTCACCGGTCCGGTTTCGCCGAGCGGCATCGGGCGGCACGCGAAGCCGTGCTCACGTCGCAACGCGGCAGGCTGGTCGAGGCGATGGTGGAGTCGGTGGACAGCAAGGGCTATCCGGCCACCACGCTCACCGACATCGTCGCCAGGGCCAGGGTCTCGCGCACCACCTTCTACGACCATTTCGCCAACAAAGAGGAATGCTTCGCCGAGGCGGTGCACACCGGCGTCGACATCATGGCGACCCGCATCGCGGACGAACTCGCCCAATTGCCGCCGGACGCCGACGCCTACGCGAAGATCGAGTCCATCGTGGTCACCTTCTGCCGGACCGTCGCCACCGAGCCGGATTTCGCCCGGCTGGTGCTCGTGGAGTCGTTCAAGGTGAACCAGGAGGCCGTCGGCTACCGCGACCTGGCCGTGGACCGCTTCGCGCAGCTGTACCGGGTGTTCTACGACCAGGCTCGCGCGGCGGACCCGACGCTGCCCGAACTCTCCGACGGGCTCATCGCCCTGATTCCGGACGCGATCGGCGAGCGCACGCGGCGGGTCATCGTCTCCGACGGACCCGCTCGCGTGCCGGAGCTGGCGCCACTGTTCGTCCAGTTCGTCATGAGCGCCCTGGGACTACCCGTTCCCTCCTGA
- the metG gene encoding methionine--tRNA ligase yields the protein MHAHYSRHTMSEADRPAFYITTAIAYPNGAPHIGHAYEYISADAIARFKRLDGYDVFFMTGTDEHGQKMQQAAVAEGIPVKELAARNSDVFEALDKTLDISFDRFIRTTDEDHRAACAAIWERMLANGDIYLGNYSGWYSVRDEAFYTDEETTVLEDGTRISTESKTPVTWTEESNYFFRLSAYQDKLLALYEEHPEFIAPATRRNEIVSYVKAGLKDLSISRTTFDWGVPVPGHPDHVMYVWVDALTNYITGVGFPDTESAAFGKFWPADVHIIGKDITRFHTVYWPAFLMSAGVELPKRVFVHGFLYNKGEKMSKSVGNVVDPLELVESYGLDAVRFFLLREISYGQDGSYSHDAIVSRINSDLANEFGNLVQRSTKLVARDCGGVVPTPGEFTADDRALLDLAGGLLERCRAEFDAQQMHLALEAIWLTLGETNRYFSAQAPWALAKSGTPEDLAREATVLYVTLEVLRIVAILVQPVLPGSASRILDQLGQQNRTFADIATPIEPGAALPAPEPVFPKYVEPKD from the coding sequence ATGCACGCGCATTACAGTAGACACACCATGAGCGAAGCTGACCGCCCCGCCTTCTACATCACCACGGCCATCGCCTATCCGAACGGCGCGCCGCACATCGGGCACGCCTACGAGTACATCTCGGCCGACGCCATCGCCCGCTTCAAGCGCCTCGACGGCTACGACGTGTTCTTCATGACCGGCACCGACGAGCACGGGCAGAAGATGCAGCAGGCCGCGGTCGCCGAGGGCATCCCGGTGAAAGAACTCGCCGCGCGCAACTCCGACGTGTTCGAGGCGCTGGACAAGACGCTCGACATCTCCTTCGACCGGTTCATCCGCACCACCGACGAGGACCACCGGGCGGCCTGCGCCGCCATCTGGGAGCGGATGCTGGCCAACGGAGACATCTACCTGGGCAACTACTCGGGCTGGTACTCGGTGCGGGACGAGGCGTTCTACACCGACGAGGAGACCACGGTGCTGGAGGACGGCACCCGCATCTCCACCGAGTCCAAGACGCCGGTCACCTGGACCGAGGAATCGAACTACTTCTTCCGGCTGTCGGCCTACCAGGACAAGCTGCTCGCGCTCTACGAAGAGCACCCGGAATTCATCGCGCCCGCCACCCGGCGCAACGAGATCGTCAGCTACGTCAAGGCGGGTCTGAAGGACCTGTCCATCTCGCGCACCACCTTCGACTGGGGCGTGCCGGTGCCCGGTCATCCCGACCACGTCATGTACGTGTGGGTGGACGCACTCACCAACTACATCACCGGCGTCGGCTTCCCGGACACCGAGTCGGCCGCGTTCGGCAAGTTCTGGCCCGCCGACGTGCACATCATCGGCAAGGACATCACGCGGTTCCACACCGTGTACTGGCCCGCGTTCCTCATGTCGGCCGGCGTGGAGCTGCCGAAACGCGTGTTCGTGCACGGCTTCCTGTACAACAAGGGCGAGAAGATGTCCAAGTCGGTCGGCAACGTGGTCGACCCGCTGGAGCTGGTCGAGAGCTACGGCTTGGACGCGGTGCGCTTCTTCCTGCTGCGCGAGATCTCCTACGGTCAGGACGGCAGCTACAGCCACGACGCCATCGTGAGCCGGATCAACAGCGACCTGGCCAACGAGTTCGGCAATCTGGTGCAGCGCAGCACCAAGCTGGTGGCCAGGGACTGCGGCGGCGTGGTGCCGACGCCCGGCGAGTTCACCGCCGACGACCGCGCCTTGCTGGATCTGGCGGGCGGCCTGCTGGAGCGCTGCCGCGCCGAATTCGACGCGCAGCAGATGCATCTGGCGCTGGAGGCGATCTGGCTGACCCTCGGCGAGACGAACCGGTACTTCTCCGCGCAGGCGCCGTGGGCGCTGGCGAAGTCCGGCACGCCGGAGGATCTGGCCCGCGAGGCCACCGTGCTGTACGTGACGCTGGAAGTGCTGCGCATCGTCGCGATCCTGGTGCAGCCGGTGCTGCCGGGATCGGCGAGCCGCATCCTCGACCAGCTGGGCCAGCAGAACCGGACGTTCGCCGACATCGCGACGCCGATCGAACCCGGGGCGGCGCTGCCCGCACCGGAACCGGTGTTCCCCAAGTACGTCGAGCCGAAGGACTGA
- a CDS encoding TatD family hydrolase has protein sequence MSAARPAPELPEPLSPIVDAHTHLDACGATDAVSTAAILDRAASVGVGRVVTVADDLAAARWAVRAAHWDDRVFAAVALHPTRANALDDEAKAELERLADDPRVVAVGETGLDYYWPGKLDGCADIETQIEGFRWHIDLAKRVRKPLMIHNREADHDLLTVLLDEGAPDRVIFHCFSSDTNMALSCVAEGYILSFSGTVSFKNAHELREAAKVVPDDQILVETDAPYLTPHPFRGAPNEPYCLPYTVRALAELREQDPVELAKITTDNARRVYRI, from the coding sequence ATGAGCGCCGCTCGGCCCGCGCCGGAGCTGCCCGAGCCGCTGTCGCCGATCGTGGACGCGCACACCCATCTGGACGCCTGCGGCGCGACCGACGCGGTGTCCACCGCGGCGATCCTGGACCGCGCCGCTTCGGTCGGCGTCGGCCGGGTGGTCACCGTCGCCGACGACCTGGCCGCCGCGCGGTGGGCGGTGCGGGCCGCGCACTGGGACGATCGCGTGTTCGCCGCCGTCGCGCTGCACCCGACCAGGGCGAACGCGCTCGACGACGAGGCGAAGGCGGAGCTGGAGCGCCTGGCCGACGACCCGCGGGTGGTCGCCGTGGGGGAGACCGGTCTCGACTACTACTGGCCGGGCAAGCTGGACGGCTGCGCCGACATCGAGACGCAGATCGAGGGTTTCCGCTGGCACATCGACCTGGCCAAACGGGTCCGCAAGCCGCTGATGATCCACAATCGCGAGGCCGATCACGACCTGCTGACCGTGCTGCTGGACGAGGGCGCGCCGGACCGCGTGATCTTCCACTGCTTCTCCTCCGACACCAACATGGCGCTGTCCTGCGTGGCCGAGGGCTACATCCTGAGTTTCTCCGGGACGGTGAGCTTCAAGAACGCGCACGAGTTGCGGGAGGCGGCCAAGGTGGTGCCCGACGACCAGATCCTGGTCGAGACGGACGCGCCGTATCTGACGCCGCACCCGTTCCGGGGAGCGCCGAACGAGCCGTACTGCCTGCCGTACACCGTGCGAGCGCTCGCCGAGCTGCGCGAGCAGGATCCGGTGGAACTGGCGAAGATCACCACCGACAACGCACGCCGCGTCTACCGGATCTGA
- a CDS encoding resuscitation-promoting factor, protein MSPFTRINQSRSPLLHLAVGALLLTLIVGAGLAIVNRKTVTVVVDGEKLFQTTMSRDVRGVLKAAGFIVTDRDKVAPALAAHIGDGATITLNRAREVDLSVDGMTQKVWTTGVTAGEALEQLRIPKEVYVSPARDERLPLQGATLMIATPRMVSLVDGIGNPVDVRAAAPTVGKFLEVAGIPLIEQDSVEPAASTPLTNGLRVTVTRKRVEQQTETLPLDPPENVIEDPTMNMSRTVVESPGAPGVQNVTFAVTMVNGQEVDRKPVASTVTVAAQPKTVRKGAKPGTEVPPVRDGAIWDALARCESTGNWSINTGNGYYGGVQFDQDTWERQGGLRYAPRADLATREEQIAIAEITRQRQGWGAWPACTGRLGIS, encoded by the coding sequence ATGTCCCCCTTCACGCGGATCAACCAGTCGCGTTCGCCGCTGCTGCACCTCGCGGTCGGCGCGCTGCTGCTGACGCTGATCGTCGGCGCCGGCCTCGCGATCGTGAATCGCAAGACGGTGACCGTGGTCGTGGACGGCGAGAAGCTCTTCCAGACCACCATGTCGCGGGACGTGCGCGGCGTGCTGAAGGCGGCGGGCTTCATCGTGACCGACCGGGACAAGGTGGCTCCCGCGCTGGCCGCGCACATCGGCGACGGCGCGACCATCACCCTCAACCGCGCTCGCGAGGTCGATCTGTCCGTCGACGGCATGACGCAGAAGGTCTGGACCACCGGGGTCACCGCGGGTGAAGCGCTCGAGCAGCTGAGGATCCCGAAAGAGGTGTACGTCTCGCCCGCCCGCGACGAGCGGCTCCCGCTACAGGGCGCCACGCTCATGATCGCGACTCCGCGCATGGTGTCGCTGGTGGACGGCATCGGCAATCCGGTGGACGTGCGCGCCGCCGCGCCCACCGTCGGCAAGTTCCTCGAGGTCGCCGGGATCCCGCTGATCGAGCAGGACTCCGTCGAGCCCGCCGCGTCCACCCCGCTGACGAACGGCCTGCGCGTCACCGTGACGCGCAAGCGAGTCGAACAGCAGACCGAGACGTTGCCGCTGGATCCGCCGGAGAACGTCATCGAAGACCCGACCATGAACATGAGCCGCACGGTGGTGGAGTCCCCCGGCGCTCCCGGGGTGCAGAACGTCACGTTCGCGGTCACCATGGTCAACGGCCAGGAAGTCGACCGTAAGCCGGTCGCTTCGACCGTCACCGTGGCTGCGCAGCCCAAGACCGTCCGCAAGGGTGCCAAGCCGGGCACCGAGGTGCCCCCGGTGCGCGACGGCGCGATCTGGGACGCGCTGGCTCGCTGCGAGTCCACCGGCAACTGGTCGATCAACACCGGCAACGGTTACTACGGCGGCGTGCAGTTCGACCAGGACACCTGGGAGCGGCAGGGCGGGCTGCGGTACGCCCCGCGCGCCGATCTGGCCACCAGGGAAGAACAGATCGCCATCGCCGAGATCACCCGGCAGCGGCAGGGCTGGGGCGCCTGGCCCGCGTGCACCGGCCGGCTCGGCATCAGCTGA
- the rsmA gene encoding 16S rRNA (adenine(1518)-N(6)/adenine(1519)-N(6))-dimethyltransferase RsmA codes for MSEPEISARGSAALLGPAEVRVLAERFGVRPTKQLGQNFVHDANTVRRIVAAAGVGRGDVVLEVGPGLGSLTLALLDVVDSVVAVEIDPVLARHLPKTVADRAPELAARLSVVEADALRVTAADLPAAPTALVANLPYNVAVPVLLHLLAELPTLAVALVMVQAEVADRLAAEPGNRTYGVPSVKAGFFGTVRRAGAVGTQVFWPVPRVESGLVRIDRFAEPPWPMDAEHRRRVFEVVDAAFAQRRKTLRAALAAWAGSPAEAERRLVAAGIAPTARGETLDTAAFVRLAAQA; via the coding sequence GTGTCCGAACCTGAAATTTCCGCTCGTGGGAGTGCGGCGCTCCTCGGGCCCGCCGAGGTGCGGGTGCTCGCCGAACGGTTCGGGGTGCGGCCGACCAAGCAACTCGGGCAGAACTTCGTGCACGACGCGAACACGGTGCGGCGGATCGTCGCGGCCGCGGGAGTGGGGCGCGGGGACGTGGTGCTCGAGGTCGGCCCCGGTCTCGGTTCGCTGACCCTCGCGCTGCTGGACGTGGTGGACTCGGTGGTCGCGGTCGAGATCGATCCCGTGCTGGCGCGTCATCTTCCCAAGACTGTCGCCGACCGGGCGCCGGAACTGGCGGCCCGCCTGTCGGTGGTCGAGGCGGACGCGCTGCGCGTCACCGCCGCGGACCTGCCCGCCGCGCCGACGGCGCTGGTGGCCAACCTCCCGTACAACGTGGCGGTGCCGGTGCTGCTGCATCTGCTGGCCGAATTGCCCACCCTCGCGGTCGCTTTGGTGATGGTGCAGGCCGAAGTGGCCGATCGGCTGGCCGCCGAGCCCGGCAACCGCACCTACGGCGTGCCCAGCGTGAAGGCGGGTTTCTTCGGGACGGTCCGGCGTGCCGGAGCGGTGGGCACCCAGGTGTTCTGGCCGGTGCCGCGAGTCGAGTCGGGTCTGGTGCGGATCGATCGCTTCGCCGAGCCGCCGTGGCCGATGGACGCCGAGCATCGCCGCCGCGTCTTCGAAGTCGTCGACGCCGCTTTCGCGCAGCGCCGCAAGACCCTGCGCGCCGCGCTGGCCGCCTGGGCTGGTTCGCCCGCTGAAGCGGAGCGTCGTCTGGTCGCCGCGGGCATCGCCCCTACGGCTCGCGGTGAAACCCTCGACACCGCGGCCTTCGTCCGGTTGGCCGCTCAGGCGTAG
- a CDS encoding copper ion binding protein: MPTTTYTVTGMTCGHCVSSVKTEIGKIDGVTSVDVDLASGAVRVDSTAPIADADVVAAVDEAGYEVAV; this comes from the coding sequence ATGCCCACCACCACCTACACCGTCACGGGGATGACCTGCGGGCACTGCGTCAGCTCCGTCAAGACCGAGATCGGCAAGATCGACGGCGTGACCAGCGTGGATGTGGACCTCGCCAGCGGCGCGGTGCGCGTCGACAGCACCGCGCCGATCGCCGACGCCGACGTCGTCGCCGCCGTGGACGAAGCGGGCTACGAAGTCGCCGTCTGA